From Plectropomus leopardus isolate mb chromosome 4, YSFRI_Pleo_2.0, whole genome shotgun sequence, the proteins below share one genomic window:
- the LOC121941641 gene encoding neural cell adhesion molecule L1-like, with product MFFHFILLAVSLMSFMRDFLVSTCDPNCADKPEFTPSRLVVKYGDPILATCSVCQQACIGKTFDVESPVGWKLVKNETVVSWTVDSLTEWRLSPTCFYRNATNYQCCTKLPITVYEPPNNVSISFVNHSRPMVEGHRYTLQCKVEDVAPVENLTVTFYKGQTTLGSLKPKENEEYKPVTEDFLFDITPSKEDDGVQYWCEAKLELGREGPQPPPVVMSQKIPATVYYKPQIKEPPHPVTITVTEGEPLQLNCSAVGNPSPSYNWTLPSRSSSTSNSSVLFVSSAASADEGSYTCSVSNNMGTDTVVFIVRVQVLTSTQLLPTPTPSKTTTTTITTTTTTTAKTATTPNSAATSSSTLLHGFMMSLMLLFSTLLTVTEHQSSSINIVTEFTKTASEILPETFDFGISLMKSLETVSSPRETGCLCHRSHSLPGKTGGWTRAYLRCTFNFGRIFSAHLSTQPFLLPENSVCCQDPPETMSISYIVLVVSLMNFLRDFHVSGCDPNCADKPEFTPSRLVVKYRDPILATCSVSQQASIGSKFDVESPVGKLVRNGTTISWTVDSLTEWRLLPTCFYSNATNYQCCTKLPITVYQPPNNVSISFVNHSGPMVEGHRYTLQCKVEDVAPVENLIVTLYKGQTTLGSLKPKDNEEYKPVTEDFLFNITSSKEDDGVQYWCEAKLELGPEGPQSPPVVMSKKIPATVYYSPQIQSAQQSTIFVTEGNPLQLNCSAVGNPSPSYTWELPSDHPSPFNGSILTINSVTFGDEGTYTCSVHNNRGNDIRKFVVDVQVDIGKILMLTFAVAVSVLFILGLLGYFYFYKPSRMGQYNLKDVFRLHTRHSTVPTAE from the exons atgtttttccattttattcttCTGGCTGTGTCCTTGATGAGTTTTATGCGTGACTTCCTTGTATCCACTTGTG ATCCAAACTGTGCAGATAAACCTGAGTTCACTCCATCCAGACTGGTAGTGAAATATGGTGACCCAATCCTCGCCAcctgctctgtgtgtcagcAGGCTTGCATAGGCAAAACATTTGACGTGGAAAGCCCTGTGGGATGGAAGTTGGTCAAAAATGAAACCGTGGTTTCATGGACTGTTGACAGCCTGACTGAATGGCGCCTATCTCCCACGTGCTTTTATCGCAATGCTACTAATTATCAGTGTTGTACCAAACTGCCTATCACTGTCTACG AGCCTCCTAATAATGTGTCCATCAGCTTTGTTAATCACAGTCGGCCGATGGTTGAGGGTCATCGGTACACTCTGCAGTGTAAAGTCGAGGATGTCGCTCCTGTTGAAAACCTCACTGTGACCTTCTACAAAGGACAGACAACACTGGGTAGCCTTAAGCCCAAAGAGAACGAAGAGTACAAACCAGTGACTGAGGACTTCCTTTTCGACATCACGCCCAGTAAGGAAGATGATGGAGTGCAGTACTGGTGTGAAGCAAAGCTGGAACTGGGACGTGAAGGACCACAGCCCCCTCCAGTGGTGATGTCACAAAAAATCCCTGCCACTGTGTACT ATAAGCCTCAGATAAAAGAGCCACCCCATCCAGTTACAATCACCGTCACAGAGGGAGAACCTCTACAACTGAACTGCTCAGCTGTAGGAAACCCCAGCCCCTCGTACAACTGGACGCTCCCATCACGAAGCTCTTCAACCTCCAACAGCAGCGTTCTCTTTGTCAGCTCTGCCGCTTCTGCGGATGAAGGATCGTACACCTGTTCTGTCAGCAACAACATGGGGACTGACACTGTGGTGTTTATTGTGCGTGTACAAG TATTAACCTCAACCCAACTGCTGCCAACACCCACTCCCAGCAAAACGACCACAACTACAATCACAACTACAACCACAACAACGGCCAAGACAGCAACCACCCCAAACAGTGCcgccaccagcagcagcacgcTGCTTCACGGGTTCATGATGTCTCTCATGCTTTTATTCTCTACTTTG CTCACGGTCACAGAGCATCAGTCATCCTCTATTAACATAGTAACGGAATTTACCAAAACTGCCTCAGAAATCCTTCCCGAAACTTTCGATTTCGGTATCAGTCTGATGAAGTCACTGGAAACCGTCAGCAGCCCACGTGAAACGGGCTGTCTCTGCCAccgctctcactctctcccaGGGAAAACAGGAGGGTGGACACGGGCTTATCTGCGCTGTACTTTTAATTTCGGTCGTATTTTCTCTGCCCATCTTTCGACTCAACCGTTTTTATTACCGGAAAACTCGGTTTGCTGTCAAGACCCACCGGAGACCATGTCTATCTCTTACATAGTGTTGGTTGTGTCTTTGATGAACTTTCTGCGGGACTTCCATGTGTCCGGTTGTG ATCCAAACTGTGCAGATAAACCTGAGTTCACTCCATCCAGACTGGTAGTGAAATATCGTGACCCAATCCTCGCCACCTGCTCTGTGAGTCAGCAGGCTTCCATAGGCAGCAAATTTGACGTGGAAAGCCCTGTGGGAAAGTTGGTCAGAAATGGAACCACAATTTCATGGACTGTTGACAGCCTGACTGAATGGCGCCTATTACCCACGTGCTTTTATAGCAATGCTACTAATTATCAGTGTTGTACCAAACTGCCTATCACTGTCTACC AGCCTCCTAATAATGTGTCCATCAGCTTTGTTAATCACAGTGGGCCGATGGTTGAGGGTCATCGGTACACTCTGCAGTGTAAAGTCGAGGATGTCGCTCCTGTTGAAAACCTCATTGTGACCCTCTACAAAGGACAGACAACACTGGGTAGCCTTAAGCCCAAAGACAACGAAGAGTACAAACCAGTGACTGAGGACTTCCTTTTCAACATAACGTCCAGTAAGGAAGATGATGGAGTGCAGTACTGGTGTGAAGCAAAGCTGGAACTGGGACCTGAGGGACCACAGTCCCCTCCAGTggtgatgtcaaaaaaaatccctgccACTGTGTACT ATTCACCTCAGATACAATCAGCACAACAAAGTACGATATTTGTCACAGAAGGAAACCCTCTACAACTGAACTGCTCAGCTGTAGGAAACCCCAGCCCGTCCTACACCTGGGAACTCCCATCAGATCACCCTTCCCCCTTCAATGGCAGCATTCTCACTATCAACTCCGTAACTTTTGGGGATGAAGGGACGTACACCTGCTCTGTCCATAACAACAGAGGGAATGATATACGGAAGTTTGTCGTAGATGTCCAAG TTGACATTGGAAAAATTCTAATGCTGACATTTGCAGTTGCTGTTTCTGTTCTGTTCATCTTGGGTCTACTTGGATACTTCTATTTTTACAAGCCTAGTCGAATGGGACAGTACAACCTGAAGGATGTTTTCCGTCTGCACACACGACACTCCACGGTGCCCACTGCAGAGTAA
- the cdc37 gene encoding hsp90 co-chaperone Cdc37 isoform X2: MSTRSGIDYSVWDHIYVSDDEDVTSPFVDTPSLFRMRHRNRLEKMAEFQQRGEDLECNLAECKTLLEEARGRVKELEEGINDGQRDEEKEAELKKVRAEVRKLKKDEKEFEKMIEEHRREGKRRAWNVDTISKEGFSKSVLNVKLETKEETQEEKVEKHKTFVEKYAKEIKHFGMLRRWDDSQKYLSDNPHLVCEETANCLVVICIDFEIDEKHALMEQVAHQAIVMQFILDLARTLQVDPRGCFRQFFSKIKTADKPYQDAFDHELELLKERIRSCAQMRIESTMKELEEEDRQKRLGPGGLDPVEVYESLPKEIQKSFDEKNIQMLQEAISKLGLEEGKQILRKCIDSGLWVPDSEEGEESD, encoded by the exons ATGAGTACCAGATCCGGCATCGACTACAGCGTCTGGGATCACATCTACGTGTCGGACGATGAAGATGTTACCAGTCCGTTTGTCGACACACCGAGCTTGTTCAGGATGAGGCACCGG AACCGGCTGGAGAAAATGGCTGAGtttcagcagagaggagaagatCTGGAGTGTAACTTAGCAGAATGCAAGACGCTATTAGAGGAAGCCCGGGGACGAGTCAAAGAGTTGGAAGAAGGAATAAACGATGGACAGCGGGATGAGGAGAAAGAGGCTGAGCTAAAGAAAGTCCGGGCTGAGGTGAGAAAACTgaagaaagatgaaaaagagTTTGAGAAAATGATCGAAGAACACCGGCGAGAAGGAAAGAGACGGGCCTGGAATGTCGACACTATCAGCAAAGAAGGATTCAGCAAG AGTGTACTCAACGTAAAACTAGAAACAAAGGAGGAAACACAAGAGGAAAAGGTGGAGAAGCACAAGACATTTGTGGAGAAGTACGCAAAGGAAATCAAACACTTTG GTATGTTGCGGCGTTGGGACGACAGTCAGAAGTATTTGTCAGACAACCCACACCTGGTGTGTGAAGAGACGGCTAACTGCCTGGTTGTCATCTGTATTGACTTTGAGATTGATGAG AAACATGCGCTGATGGAGCAGGTGGCCCACCAGGCCATCGTCATGCAGTTCATCCTGGATTTGGCTCGGACGCTTCAGGTCGACCCAAGAGGCTGTTTCAGACAATTCTTTTCGAAGATCAAG ACTGCAGACAAGCCATACCAAGATGCGTTCGACCATGAGCTGGAGTTGCTGAAGGAGCGGATCCGCAGCTGTGCGCAGATGCGTATTGAGAGCACTATGAAGGAACTAGAGGAAGAAGACAGGCAGAAGAGACTGGGCCCAGGTGGTTTAGACCCTGTAGAGGTCTATGAATCACTGCCAAAG GAAATACAAAAAAGCTTTGACGAGAAGAACATTCAAATGCTGCAGGAAGCTATCAGCAAGCTGGGTCTGGAG GAAGGAAAACAAATCCTGAGGAAATGTATTGACTCTGGACTGTGGGTCCCTGACTCAGAGGAGGGTGAGGAATCAGATTAA
- the cdc37 gene encoding hsp90 co-chaperone Cdc37 isoform X1 yields the protein MAEFQQRGEDLECNLAECKTLLEEARGRVKELEEGINDGQRDEEKEAELKKVRAEVRKLKKDEKEFEKMIEEHRREGKRRAWNVDTISKEGFSKSVLNVKLETKEETQEEKVEKHKTFVEKYAKEIKHFGMLRRWDDSQKYLSDNPHLVCEETANCLVVICIDFEIDEKHALMEQVAHQAIVMQFILDLARTLQVDPRGCFRQFFSKIKTADKPYQDAFDHELELLKERIRSCAQMRIESTMKELEEEDRQKRLGPGGLDPVEVYESLPKVKHSHTHASIHKSWVFQGESHHDDQQMFVYLWNN from the exons ATGGCTGAGtttcagcagagaggagaagatCTGGAGTGTAACTTAGCAGAATGCAAGACGCTATTAGAGGAAGCCCGGGGACGAGTCAAAGAGTTGGAAGAAGGAATAAACGATGGACAGCGGGATGAGGAGAAAGAGGCTGAGCTAAAGAAAGTCCGGGCTGAGGTGAGAAAACTgaagaaagatgaaaaagagTTTGAGAAAATGATCGAAGAACACCGGCGAGAAGGAAAGAGACGGGCCTGGAATGTCGACACTATCAGCAAAGAAGGATTCAGCAAG AGTGTACTCAACGTAAAACTAGAAACAAAGGAGGAAACACAAGAGGAAAAGGTGGAGAAGCACAAGACATTTGTGGAGAAGTACGCAAAGGAAATCAAACACTTTG GTATGTTGCGGCGTTGGGACGACAGTCAGAAGTATTTGTCAGACAACCCACACCTGGTGTGTGAAGAGACGGCTAACTGCCTGGTTGTCATCTGTATTGACTTTGAGATTGATGAG AAACATGCGCTGATGGAGCAGGTGGCCCACCAGGCCATCGTCATGCAGTTCATCCTGGATTTGGCTCGGACGCTTCAGGTCGACCCAAGAGGCTGTTTCAGACAATTCTTTTCGAAGATCAAG ACTGCAGACAAGCCATACCAAGATGCGTTCGACCATGAGCTGGAGTTGCTGAAGGAGCGGATCCGCAGCTGTGCGCAGATGCGTATTGAGAGCACTATGAAGGAACTAGAGGAAGAAGACAGGCAGAAGAGACTGGGCCCAGGTGGTTTAGACCCTGTAGAGGTCTATGAATCACTGCCAAAGGTaaagcattcacacacacatgcaagcataCACAAGTCCTGGGTATTTCAGGGAGAAAGTCATCATGATGATcagcaaatgtttgtttacttgtGGAATAACTGa